A single Phoenix dactylifera cultivar Barhee BC4 chromosome 1, palm_55x_up_171113_PBpolish2nd_filt_p, whole genome shotgun sequence DNA region contains:
- the LOC103718515 gene encoding uncharacterized protein LOC103718515: MARSGGEVGDNYARQPLLPRKASYTRSLSHAGDELKSFRSCLRWLCVDQSDTPRAVVSWSLFFLLGLFVPAASHFLLIYSPARRPYDLAVQLSLTAVSALSYLCLSAFHRRYGLRRFLFLDKLVGESERVRLGYTIQLNSSFRLLALFLMPSFAGDVAYKVWWHATGAGRLPEYLLFFGWRGAAWVSEAAACGLELASWVYRMAIFFLICVLFRLICYLQILRLQDFAAIFREESDVATVLREHLRIRKQLRIISHRYRAFILSCLVLVSAGNFASLLLTTGHHHTEVNIANAGELALCSIGLMTGLLICLRSAAKITHKAQAITSHAATWHVLATIESFDADTEEPTSETSANAYPLSNSTAESDEEARDEDELDDMKLMPSHVNTISFQKRQALVTYLENNRAGITVFGFVVDRSWLHGLFMIEFSLILWLLGKTIGIS, translated from the exons ATGGCGAGATCAGGAGGGGAAGTGGGCGACAATTATGCGAGACAGCCTCTGCTTCCCCGGAAGGCGTCGTACACGCGGAGCCTCTCCCACGCCGGCGACGAGCTCAAGAGCTTCCGCTCGTGCCTCCGGTGGCTCTGCGTCGACCAGTCCGACACCCCACGCGCCGTCGTCTCCtggtccctcttcttcctcctcggcCTCTTCGTCCCCGCCGCTTCCCACTTCCTGCTGATCTACTCCCCTGCCCGCCGCCCTTACGACCTAGCCGTCCAGCTATCATTAACGGCGGTCTCCGCCCTCTCCTACCTCTGCCTCTCCGCCTTCCACCGCCGCTACGGCCTCCGCCGCTTCCTCTTCCTCGACAAGCTCGTTGGCGAGAGCGAGCGCGTCCGCCTCGGCTACACCATCCAGCTCAACAGCTCCTTCCGCCTCCTCGCCTTGTTCCTCATGCCCTCCTTCGCCGGCGACGTCGCCTACAAGGTCTGGTGGCACGCCACCGGCGCCGGCCGCCTGCCGGAGTATTTGTTGTTCTTCGGCTGGAGGGGCGCCGCGTGGGTGAGCGAGGCGGCGGCCTGCGGGCTGGAATTGGCCTCGTGGGTATACCGGATGGCGATATTCTTCCTGATCTGCGTGCTGTTCAGGCTGATTTGTTATCTTCAGATACTGAGGCTGCAGGACTTCGCGGCGATCTTTCGAGAGGAGTCGGATGTCGCCACGGTGCTGAGGGAGCATCTGAGGATAAGGAAGCAGCTACGGATTATTAGTCACCGGTACAGGGCGTTTATTCTTTCCTGCCTTGTTCTGGTGTCCGCCGGCAACTTCGCGTCGCTGCTGCTCACCACCGGCCACCACCATACCGAGGTCAACATCGCCAACGCCGGCGAGCTCGCC CTCTGCTCAATCGGGCTTATGACTGGACTGCTCATATGCCTACGTAGTGCTGCGAAGATAACTCATAAGGCCCAAGCAATTACAAGTCATGCTGCAACATGGCACGTTCTTGCTACCATTGAATCCTTCGATGCAGACACTGAGGAGCCCACTTCAGAAACATCTGCAAATGCCTATCCATTAAGCAATTCCACGGCCGAGTCAGATGAAGAGGCTAGGGATGAAGATGAGTTGGATGACATGAAGCTCATGCCATCTCATGTCAACACCATTTCCTTTCAAAAAAGGCAGGCACTAG TGACATATTTAGAGAACAACAGAGCAGGGATCACTGTATTCGGGTTCGTGGTGGACAGGTCTTGGCTACATGGCCTATTTATGATTGAATTCTCTCTTATACTGTGGCTGTTGGGCAAGACAATTGGAATCTCTTAG